A stretch of the Thunnus thynnus chromosome 7, fThuThy2.1, whole genome shotgun sequence genome encodes the following:
- the si:ch1073-145m9.1 gene encoding uncharacterized protein si:ch1073-145m9.1 isoform X2, whose translation MVHKVLLYWPNIIGVDGWLARRLGQTSRFGAWLDVVVDNLGRGMLWSQLYEWGWLVSTLEWCVFVCNHSARGDHWKNSFTTSPAIIQAIMANGFRTPLGTWVVSGLHCLPLWLYGYQQGLLSSWLYLPLWIQVLGTVLLAAGRLLALSVEVFCIWTYIDFLTNDELEEKKN comes from the exons ATGGTGCACAAAGTTCTGCTTTACTGGCCGAATATCATTG GAGTAGATGGCTGGCTGGCCAGGAGGCTGGGTCAGACCTCCAGGTTTGGGGCCTGGCTTGACGTAGTGGTGGACAACCTGGGCAGAGGCATGCTGTGGAGCCAGCTGTATGAG TGGGGTTGGCTGGTGTCTACACTGgagtggtgtgtgtttgtgtgcaaccACAGTGCCCGAGGTGACCACTGGAAGAACAGCTTCACCACCAGCCCTGCAATCATACAAGCCATCATGGCCAATG GGTTTCGGACACCCCTCGGCACATGGGTGGTGAGCGGGCTGCACTGCCTCCCGCTGTGGCTGTACGGGTACCAGCAAGGTTTACTGTCCAGCTGGTTGTATCTACCGCTCTGGATTCAGGTTCTGGGGACTGTGCTGCTGGCTGCAGGCCGCCTGCTAGCTCTGTCAGTGGAG GTGTTTTGTATATGGACATACATTGATTTCCTCACCAATGATGAgctggaagagaaaaagaactGA
- the si:ch1073-145m9.1 gene encoding CDP-diacylglycerol--glycerol-3-phosphate 3-phosphatidyltransferase isoform X1: MVHKVLLYWPNIIGYFRIGLVFAAWAAYEIPAVFVLFYSISIALDGVDGWLARRLGQTSRFGAWLDVVVDNLGRGMLWSQLYEWGWLVSTLEWCVFVCNHSARGDHWKNSFTTSPAIIQAIMANGFRTPLGTWVVSGLHCLPLWLYGYQQGLLSSWLYLPLWIQVLGTVLLAAGRLLALSVEVFCIWTYIDFLTNDELEEKKN, encoded by the exons ATGGTGCACAAAGTTCTGCTTTACTGGCCGAATATCATTG gatACTTTCGAATTGGCCTTGTGTTTGCTGCTTGGGCAGCATATGAAATACCAGcagtgtttgttcttttttactCGATCTCCATAGCACTTGATG GAGTAGATGGCTGGCTGGCCAGGAGGCTGGGTCAGACCTCCAGGTTTGGGGCCTGGCTTGACGTAGTGGTGGACAACCTGGGCAGAGGCATGCTGTGGAGCCAGCTGTATGAG TGGGGTTGGCTGGTGTCTACACTGgagtggtgtgtgtttgtgtgcaaccACAGTGCCCGAGGTGACCACTGGAAGAACAGCTTCACCACCAGCCCTGCAATCATACAAGCCATCATGGCCAATG GGTTTCGGACACCCCTCGGCACATGGGTGGTGAGCGGGCTGCACTGCCTCCCGCTGTGGCTGTACGGGTACCAGCAAGGTTTACTGTCCAGCTGGTTGTATCTACCGCTCTGGATTCAGGTTCTGGGGACTGTGCTGCTGGCTGCAGGCCGCCTGCTAGCTCTGTCAGTGGAG GTGTTTTGTATATGGACATACATTGATTTCCTCACCAATGATGAgctggaagagaaaaagaactGA